GCTCGCCGACGCCTCCGCCGTGGTGCACTGCGCGGCGGCGCTGCCCAGCTATCCGGCCGAGATGATCCGGTCGATCATCGTGGACGGCACCCACGCGGTCCTCGGCGCGGCCCGCCGGGTGCAGGTGCCCCGGGTCGTGCACATCTCCTCCACCGCCGTGTACGGCCTGCCCCGGCTCGTGCCGACCCCCGAGGACCATCCCCGTGAGCCGGTCGACGCGTACACCCGCGCGAAGGTCGAGGCGGAGCTGCTGGTGGAGCGGTTCCGCGCGGACGGCATGTGCGTACCGGTGCTGCGCCCCAAGACCTTCCTCGGGCCGGGCCGGATGGGCCTGTTCGCGATGCTCTTCGAGTGGGCCGAGGAGGGCCGCAACTTCCCGGTGCTCGGGCGCGGTGACGTCCGGGTGCAGATGTTCGCCGTGGAGGACCTGGTCGACGCGGTGCTGACCGTGCTCGCCGCCCCGGACGACGTGGCCGGGGACACCTACAACCTGGGCGCGGCCGAGTTCGGCACGCTCCGCGAGGACTTCCAGGCGGTGCTCGACGCCGCCGGGCACGGCCGGCGGGTGGTCGGCCTGCCCGCCGGGCCGGCGCTCGCGGCCCTGCGCGCGCTGGAACGCAGCGGACTCTCCCCGGTGTACGGACGGCTGCTGCACAAGCTGCGGGCCGACTCGTACGTCAGCATCGACAAGGCACGGGAGCGGCTGGGCTTCACGCCCCGGCTCGCCAACCGGGACGCCATCCTCGGCACCTACGCGTGGTGGCGGGCGAACCGGGACGCCGGCGCGTCGACCGGGGCCGGGCGGACCAGCCGGGAACCCTGGCGGCAGGGTGCCCTCTCCCTCGCGAAGATCTTCTTCTAGGGCGGGCGGACCGATGCCCCTCCTCGACTCCGCCCCCGCCGCCGTCGCGGCCGTGTCACCGCCGCCGGCCCGCCGGGCCCGCCTGGTGGTGGACCTGGTCCGCCTGCTGCGCCCCACCCACTGGATCAAGAGCCTGCTGGTCGTCCCGCTGCCGCTGCTCGACCCGCTCTCCTGGCACCCGGCCGGACTGGCCCGGCTGGGCTGGTCCGTCGTCGCCTTCGTGCTCGCCGCGTCGGCCGTGTACGTCGGCAACGACGTGGCCGACCGGCACCGGGACGGCCACCACCCGGTGAAGCGGCACCGTCCGGTGGCCTCCGGCCGGGTGCCGGTGCCGCTGGCGTACGCCTGCTGTCTGGTGCTGCTGCTCCTGCTCGGCCTGCTGCTGGCCGCCGGTCTGGTCGGGCCGACCTGGCCGGTGCTGGCGTACCTGGCGCTGAACGTCTGGTACAGCCGGGGCCTCAAGCACGTCCCGCTGGTCGAGGCCGGTGTGGTCGCCACCGGGTTCGTGCTCCGCGCGGTGCAGGGTCACCTGGCCGTCGGGGCCGACGTGTCCGCGTGGCTGCTGATCACCGTCTTCGCCGGCTGTCTGGTGCTGATCGTCGGCAAGCGCCGCCAGGAGCTGCTGGACGGCGGGGTCGCCCACCGGCCGGCGCTGCGCGGCTGGTCGGTCGAGCTGGCCGGGCACCTGCTCCAGCTCACCGGCGTGCTGGCGGTCACCGCCGGACTGGTCTGGGTGCGTACGGAGGCCCCGTTCGACCCGTACGGGGAGGCGGCGATGCTGCTGTCCACCCCGTTCGTTCTCTACCTGATGTCCCGCTACCTCCAGCTGGCCCTGGTCCGGCGGGCCGCCGGCGATCCCGTCCGGCTGCTGCTGCGCGACCGCGCGGTGGTCGTCGCCGCCGTGCTGTGGGCGACCGCCCTCGGCGCCCTGTACGCCGCCACCCTGTCCTGACGCCGCACCGGCGCCCGCCCGAAGGAGAGCAATGCCCGCGCACACCCCGACGGTCTCCGTCGTCGTGCCCAACTACAACCACGCGAACTCGCTGCCGTTGACCCTGCCGGCGCTGCTCGCCCAGACCCATCCCGCCACCGAGATCGTCTTCGTGGACGACCGGAGCACCGACGACTCGGTGGCCGTGGCCGAGGCGCTCGGCGTACCGGTGGTGTCCACCCCCCGCAACGGCGGCCCGGCGCTGGCCCGCAACGTCGGCGCCGCCCGGGCCCGCGGCGAGATCCTGCTCTTCGTCGACTCCGACGTGGAACTGCCCCCGGACACGGTGGAGCGGGCGGTACGGCTGCTGGCCGACGACCCGGCGGCCGGCGCGGTCTGCGGCACCCTCGACGAAGTGCCGCTGGTCCGCGACAGCCTGGTGCAGGAGTGCCGG
The Micromonospora sp. R77 DNA segment above includes these coding regions:
- a CDS encoding NAD-dependent epimerase/dehydratase family protein; translation: MVTSGHVVVTGASGMLGSHLVRRLLAEGHRVHGVDLLPAAQVHPCLVHSQGDVRDAALLARVLADASAVVHCAAALPSYPAEMIRSIIVDGTHAVLGAARRVQVPRVVHISSTAVYGLPRLVPTPEDHPREPVDAYTRAKVEAELLVERFRADGMCVPVLRPKTFLGPGRMGLFAMLFEWAEEGRNFPVLGRGDVRVQMFAVEDLVDAVLTVLAAPDDVAGDTYNLGAAEFGTLREDFQAVLDAAGHGRRVVGLPAGPALAALRALERSGLSPVYGRLLHKLRADSYVSIDKARERLGFTPRLANRDAILGTYAWWRANRDAGASTGAGRTSREPWRQGALSLAKIFF
- a CDS encoding UbiA prenyltransferase family protein, whose protein sequence is MPLLDSAPAAVAAVSPPPARRARLVVDLVRLLRPTHWIKSLLVVPLPLLDPLSWHPAGLARLGWSVVAFVLAASAVYVGNDVADRHRDGHHPVKRHRPVASGRVPVPLAYACCLVLLLLLGLLLAAGLVGPTWPVLAYLALNVWYSRGLKHVPLVEAGVVATGFVLRAVQGHLAVGADVSAWLLITVFAGCLVLIVGKRRQELLDGGVAHRPALRGWSVELAGHLLQLTGVLAVTAGLVWVRTEAPFDPYGEAAMLLSTPFVLYLMSRYLQLALVRRAAGDPVRLLLRDRAVVVAAVLWATALGALYAATLS